The Rhododendron vialii isolate Sample 1 chromosome 8a, ASM3025357v1 genome has a window encoding:
- the LOC131298991 gene encoding 25.3 kDa vesicle transport protein SEC22-1-like isoform X2, with protein sequence MVKLTMIARVTDGLPLAEGLDDGRDLQDAEFYKQQVKALFKNLSRGQNEPSRMSVETGPYIFHYIIEGRVCYLTMCDRAYPKKLAFQYLEDLKNEFERVNGSQIETAARPYAFIKFDTFIQKTKKLYQDTRTQRNISKLNDELYEVHQIMTRNVQEVLGVGEKLDQVSQMSSRLTSESRIYADKAKDLNRQSAGAYWDCLDVT encoded by the exons ATGGTGAAGCTGACAATGATTGCTCGTGTAACCGATGGGCTTCCACTAGCGGAGGGACTGGATGATGGGCGTGATTTACAGGATGCTGAATTTTACAAACAGCAAGTCAAGGCTTTGTTCAAGAACCTTTCAAGAGGACAGAATGAACCTTCAAGAATGTCGGTTGAAACGGGGCCATACATTTTTCA TTATATTATTGAGGGGCGTGTTTGCTATTTGACCATGTGCGATCGTGCGTATCCAAAGAAACTTGCCTTTCAGTACTTGGAAGACCTTAAAAATGAGTTTGAGCGTGTTAATGGGAGTCAAATTGAAACTGCTGCTAGACCTTATGCTTTCATAAAATTCG aTACATTCATACAGAAGACAAAGAAACTGTACCAGGACACACGGACTCAGAGGAATATTTCAAAGCTGAATGATGAACTCTATGAAGTTCACCAAATTATGACTCGCAATGTACAGGAAGTTCTCGGTGTTGGTGAAAAGTTGGACC AGGTCAGTCAAATGTCCAGCCGCTTGACATCAGAGTCCCGCATATATGCTGATAAGGCAAAGGATTTAAATCGGCAG TCAGCTGGGGCATATTGGGACTGTCTAGATGTTACATGA
- the LOC131298991 gene encoding 25.3 kDa vesicle transport protein SEC22-1-like isoform X1, translated as MVKLTMIARVTDGLPLAEGLDDGRDLQDAEFYKQQVKALFKNLSRGQNEPSRMSVETGPYIFHYIIEGRVCYLTMCDRAYPKKLAFQYLEDLKNEFERVNGSQIETAARPYAFIKFDTFIQKTKKLYQDTRTQRNISKLNDELYEVHQIMTRNVQEVLGVGEKLDQVSQMSSRLTSESRIYADKAKDLNRQALIRKWAPVAIVLGVVILLFWVRKKIW; from the exons ATGGTGAAGCTGACAATGATTGCTCGTGTAACCGATGGGCTTCCACTAGCGGAGGGACTGGATGATGGGCGTGATTTACAGGATGCTGAATTTTACAAACAGCAAGTCAAGGCTTTGTTCAAGAACCTTTCAAGAGGACAGAATGAACCTTCAAGAATGTCGGTTGAAACGGGGCCATACATTTTTCA TTATATTATTGAGGGGCGTGTTTGCTATTTGACCATGTGCGATCGTGCGTATCCAAAGAAACTTGCCTTTCAGTACTTGGAAGACCTTAAAAATGAGTTTGAGCGTGTTAATGGGAGTCAAATTGAAACTGCTGCTAGACCTTATGCTTTCATAAAATTCG aTACATTCATACAGAAGACAAAGAAACTGTACCAGGACACACGGACTCAGAGGAATATTTCAAAGCTGAATGATGAACTCTATGAAGTTCACCAAATTATGACTCGCAATGTACAGGAAGTTCTCGGTGTTGGTGAAAAGTTGGACC AGGTCAGTCAAATGTCCAGCCGCTTGACATCAGAGTCCCGCATATATGCTGATAAGGCAAAGGATTTAAATCGGCAG GCTTTGATCCGGAAGTGGGCCCCTGTAGCCATTGTCCTCGGAGTTGTCATCCTCCTCTTTTGGGTGCGGAAGAAAATTTGGTGA